The proteins below come from a single Oxyura jamaicensis isolate SHBP4307 breed ruddy duck chromosome 1, BPBGC_Ojam_1.0, whole genome shotgun sequence genomic window:
- the TMEM19 gene encoding transmembrane protein 19 isoform X1 — MPVGAGDERRPRGGWGGGVADALRLVLPLQTASSWLPMSCHQEDFFKEYLKMMANLIILSLLICISLAFWIVSMTASTYYGNLRPISPWRWLFSVTVPLLIAVQGVKKKSLDHSGALGGLVVGFILTVANYSFFTSLLVFFVTSSKLTKWKKDIKKQIDSEYKEGGQRNWIQVFCNGGVPTELAILYMIESGPGEIPIDFSKQYTASWMCLSLLGALACSAGDTWASEIGSVMSKSKPRLITTWEKVPVGTNGGITLVGLLSSLLGGMAVGTAYYITQLIFVSDLDVSAPQWPIVVFGAAAGLLGSIVDSYLGATMQYSGFDKNTGMVVNHQTKDSKHISGKPILDNNAVNLFSSVLTALVLPGVSWCFWPRG; from the exons ATGCCCGTAGGTGCCGGGGACGagcggcggccgcggggcggTTGGGGCGGCGGTGTGGCTGATGCGCTGCGCCTTGTGCTTCCCCTGCAGACGgcctcctcctggctgcccatGTCGTGCCACCAGGAGGATTTCTTCAAGGAGTACCTCAAGATGATGGCGAACCTCATCATCCTGAGCTTGCTCATTTGTATCTCGCTGGCCTTCTGGATCGTGTCCATGACTGCGAGTACCTACTACG GTAATTTACGACCAATTTCTCCGTGGCGCTGGCTTTTTTCAGTCACAGTTCCACTACTGATTGCTGTACAGGGTGTTAAGAAGAAGAGTCTTGATCACAGTGGTGCGTTGGGAG gatTGGTGGTTGGATTTATCCTTACAGTTGCAAATTACAGTTTCTTCACTtctttgcttgtattttttgttacttcttCAAAGCTtactaaatggaaaaaagataTAAAGAAGCAAATAGATTCTGAATACAAAGAGG GTGGACAGAGGAACTGGATACAAGTATTTTGTAATGGCGGTGTTCCTACTGAGCTGGCTATCTTATATATGATAGAAAGTGGACCTGGTGAAATTCCAATAGACTTTTCAAAGCAATACACAGCATCATGGATGTGCTTATCGCTTTTGGGAGCTTTGGCATGCTCTGCTGGTGATACGTGGGCATCAGAGATTGGTAGTGTTATGAGTAAAAGCAAGCCAAGGTTAATAACAACCTGGGAAAAAGTTCCAGTAG GTACTAATGGAGGAATTACATTAGTGGGCCTCCTCTCAAGTTTGCTTGGTGGCATGGCAGTGGGAACAGCCTACTACATAACACAGCTCATTTTCGTGAGTGATCTGGATGTGTCCGCGCCCCAGTGGCCAATTGTTGTGTTTGGTGCAGCAGCTGGCTTGCTGGGATCAATTGTTGATTCATATTTGGGAGCTACAATGCAGTACAGTG gttTTGACAAGAACACTGGCATGGTTGTCAACCACCAAACAAAAGACTCCAAGCACATATCTGGAAAACCTATACTAGACAACAACGCagtaaatcttttttcttctgtactcACTGCTCTGGTGCTTCCTGGTGTGTCATGGTGTTTCTGGCCAAGAGGTTGA
- the TMEM19 gene encoding transmembrane protein 19 isoform X2, whose product MPTASSWLPMSCHQEDFFKEYLKMMANLIILSLLICISLAFWIVSMTASTYYGNLRPISPWRWLFSVTVPLLIAVQGVKKKSLDHSGALGGLVVGFILTVANYSFFTSLLVFFVTSSKLTKWKKDIKKQIDSEYKEGGQRNWIQVFCNGGVPTELAILYMIESGPGEIPIDFSKQYTASWMCLSLLGALACSAGDTWASEIGSVMSKSKPRLITTWEKVPVGTNGGITLVGLLSSLLGGMAVGTAYYITQLIFVSDLDVSAPQWPIVVFGAAAGLLGSIVDSYLGATMQYSGFDKNTGMVVNHQTKDSKHISGKPILDNNAVNLFSSVLTALVLPGVSWCFWPRG is encoded by the exons ATGCCC ACGgcctcctcctggctgcccatGTCGTGCCACCAGGAGGATTTCTTCAAGGAGTACCTCAAGATGATGGCGAACCTCATCATCCTGAGCTTGCTCATTTGTATCTCGCTGGCCTTCTGGATCGTGTCCATGACTGCGAGTACCTACTACG GTAATTTACGACCAATTTCTCCGTGGCGCTGGCTTTTTTCAGTCACAGTTCCACTACTGATTGCTGTACAGGGTGTTAAGAAGAAGAGTCTTGATCACAGTGGTGCGTTGGGAG gatTGGTGGTTGGATTTATCCTTACAGTTGCAAATTACAGTTTCTTCACTtctttgcttgtattttttgttacttcttCAAAGCTtactaaatggaaaaaagataTAAAGAAGCAAATAGATTCTGAATACAAAGAGG GTGGACAGAGGAACTGGATACAAGTATTTTGTAATGGCGGTGTTCCTACTGAGCTGGCTATCTTATATATGATAGAAAGTGGACCTGGTGAAATTCCAATAGACTTTTCAAAGCAATACACAGCATCATGGATGTGCTTATCGCTTTTGGGAGCTTTGGCATGCTCTGCTGGTGATACGTGGGCATCAGAGATTGGTAGTGTTATGAGTAAAAGCAAGCCAAGGTTAATAACAACCTGGGAAAAAGTTCCAGTAG GTACTAATGGAGGAATTACATTAGTGGGCCTCCTCTCAAGTTTGCTTGGTGGCATGGCAGTGGGAACAGCCTACTACATAACACAGCTCATTTTCGTGAGTGATCTGGATGTGTCCGCGCCCCAGTGGCCAATTGTTGTGTTTGGTGCAGCAGCTGGCTTGCTGGGATCAATTGTTGATTCATATTTGGGAGCTACAATGCAGTACAGTG gttTTGACAAGAACACTGGCATGGTTGTCAACCACCAAACAAAAGACTCCAAGCACATATCTGGAAAACCTATACTAGACAACAACGCagtaaatcttttttcttctgtactcACTGCTCTGGTGCTTCCTGGTGTGTCATGGTGTTTCTGGCCAAGAGGTTGA
- the TMEM19 gene encoding transmembrane protein 19 isoform X3, translating to MSCHQEDFFKEYLKMMANLIILSLLICISLAFWIVSMTASTYYGNLRPISPWRWLFSVTVPLLIAVQGVKKKSLDHSGALGGLVVGFILTVANYSFFTSLLVFFVTSSKLTKWKKDIKKQIDSEYKEGGQRNWIQVFCNGGVPTELAILYMIESGPGEIPIDFSKQYTASWMCLSLLGALACSAGDTWASEIGSVMSKSKPRLITTWEKVPVGTNGGITLVGLLSSLLGGMAVGTAYYITQLIFVSDLDVSAPQWPIVVFGAAAGLLGSIVDSYLGATMQYSGFDKNTGMVVNHQTKDSKHISGKPILDNNAVNLFSSVLTALVLPGVSWCFWPRG from the exons atGTCGTGCCACCAGGAGGATTTCTTCAAGGAGTACCTCAAGATGATGGCGAACCTCATCATCCTGAGCTTGCTCATTTGTATCTCGCTGGCCTTCTGGATCGTGTCCATGACTGCGAGTACCTACTACG GTAATTTACGACCAATTTCTCCGTGGCGCTGGCTTTTTTCAGTCACAGTTCCACTACTGATTGCTGTACAGGGTGTTAAGAAGAAGAGTCTTGATCACAGTGGTGCGTTGGGAG gatTGGTGGTTGGATTTATCCTTACAGTTGCAAATTACAGTTTCTTCACTtctttgcttgtattttttgttacttcttCAAAGCTtactaaatggaaaaaagataTAAAGAAGCAAATAGATTCTGAATACAAAGAGG GTGGACAGAGGAACTGGATACAAGTATTTTGTAATGGCGGTGTTCCTACTGAGCTGGCTATCTTATATATGATAGAAAGTGGACCTGGTGAAATTCCAATAGACTTTTCAAAGCAATACACAGCATCATGGATGTGCTTATCGCTTTTGGGAGCTTTGGCATGCTCTGCTGGTGATACGTGGGCATCAGAGATTGGTAGTGTTATGAGTAAAAGCAAGCCAAGGTTAATAACAACCTGGGAAAAAGTTCCAGTAG GTACTAATGGAGGAATTACATTAGTGGGCCTCCTCTCAAGTTTGCTTGGTGGCATGGCAGTGGGAACAGCCTACTACATAACACAGCTCATTTTCGTGAGTGATCTGGATGTGTCCGCGCCCCAGTGGCCAATTGTTGTGTTTGGTGCAGCAGCTGGCTTGCTGGGATCAATTGTTGATTCATATTTGGGAGCTACAATGCAGTACAGTG gttTTGACAAGAACACTGGCATGGTTGTCAACCACCAAACAAAAGACTCCAAGCACATATCTGGAAAACCTATACTAGACAACAACGCagtaaatcttttttcttctgtactcACTGCTCTGGTGCTTCCTGGTGTGTCATGGTGTTTCTGGCCAAGAGGTTGA